The Verrucomicrobia bacterium CG1_02_43_26 genome segment TCTTTGCGGATATAATTGGCTAATTTGGGCTCATTTTTGCAAACCTTCTCCCACGGCGTCATTTTTTTATCAAACTCCTCTTTAGAAATAATTTTAATTTCTTTTTCGATTTTGAATTCAAATAATTTTTTGCCTTCGTTAAGCTCTTTAAAATCTAACGATTTCTTTTTTCCTCCCTTTTTATGCTGAATGTCTCTTTTATCCTTAAGTGCATTCTCTTTATTAACAATTATTTGAGAATTAAATGTCTGTTGATTTAAGGGGTTAATGTCCTTTGGGATCTTGTTCATAACGGGAATAAGATAATCTCTAAAATCAAGCAAATCAAGTATGAATCTGTTACGCGGCTCATTTCATGGTTTAGATATAAGATAATCTAACAAACGTTACTTTCTTGTCTTACACCAAATTTATAACAATAAACCTCTGTAAATCCTCATCAGCCGGATCAATTTTTCATTCTTTTCAACACACGCTGAACCGCCACTTTGAAATCGGTAAACCAGCCCTGTATCCCAGAAATAAAACCTATAGAGCAAACGAATCTTCCAATTATCCAGGAAGTAACGCAAGAGAGCATAAAAAATCATCTCCAAAAGACGGCCGAGACACTAGAGGATTTTTTAGTTAACGGTAATTTTTAAAGTACTTAAAACTGCTTTTTTAGAAGAACCCCTTTTTTGATCAAGAAAGAGGTTCTTGCATTTTGGGTTCTCCCATATCGACAGTATTGTACTATACTGTGGCCGCTTCGTTTTTGCATTTAGATTGAGATTTGCTTAAAATTTCTTTTTTATAGGCTTACATGGAATTAACGCTCGTCATCATGGCCGCCGGTGTTGGAAGTCGTTACGGTGGTTTAAAACAATTAGATGCCATCGGCTCTTGCGGCGAAACGATCCTCGAATACTCGCTCTATGATGCCTACAAGGCTGGTTTTAACCATGTTGTATTTGTTATTCGTAAGGAAACGGAAGACCTTTTTAAAACAAAAGTGCTCCCTAGGCTCCCTAAAGCACTTACGGTTCAATTTGCGCATCAAGAGCTTCATTCTTGTATGCCAGAGGGGCTTAGCGTCCCTGTTGATCGTACTAAACCATGGGGGACAGGCCACGCACTTTTGGTAGCAAAGGATAAGGTGCAAGGCTCCTTTGCTGTTATTAATGCTGACGACTATTACGGCCCTCAAGCTTTCCAACTATTGGCAACGTTTCTCAAGGCCAACCACACCGATTATGCCATGGTTGGTTACCCGCTAAAAAATACGCTTTCAAAAAATGGTTACGTCTCCCGTGGCCTTTGCCAGATATCAGAAGAGAGTAATCTCTTGTCTGTAAAAGAGCTCACGCACATAGAATCCATTGCAACAGGCGCGATTCTTTATACGGATGAAAATAAAAAAAAGCACCCCCTCACGGGCAACGAATTGGTCTCTATGAACTGTTGGGGCTTTCAAAGCAAAGTATTCCAGGCTCTTCAAGAAGGCTTCACTCATTTTCTGAAAACAGCAGAGCATCCCGAAAAAGACGAATTTTACCTACCATTTCTCGTAGACCAGCTTATACAGAAGGGCCAAGCCTCGGTATCCGTTCTCAAAAGCACAGATCCTTGGTATGGGGTGACTTACCCCGAAGATAAGCATTGGGTATGCTCAGAAATCAAAAAGCTCTCTCAGTCCAACCTGTACCCACAGCCACTTTGGCCCTAGGCAGTTAGATTCCTTTTTGAGAGAAAGTAAAAATAATACTTTACTTTTCAGTGAATCACTGAGATAATGTAATAACAAACTATTACAGTAGTATTCTATTACAGTTATGAAAAACCTTGAAAAAGATCTCTATAAAGCAATTACCAAACTTGATTCCGTTGAGGAGTGTTTTGCATTTTTTCGCGATCTCTGCACACCTGCAGAAATAGAAGCTATGAAGGGGCGTTGGCAGGTTGCCCAGATACTTGAGGAGGGCAAGCTTTCGTATCGAGACATACATCATGAGACCGGCGTCAGTATCGCCACCATCGGCCGTGTCGCTCGCTTCCTTAATCAGGAAAACTATAAGGGCTACCGAACTGTTCTCGATAAAATAAAAAACAAGCCATCATGAAACAATATATCATTTTCTTTTCTTTCCTATTAACGCTGTCTGTCTCTCTTTTTGGTAACACAAATGAACAAAAAAAACAGGTTACGATTGCTATCAGTCAAATTGTGGAGCACCCGGCGCTTGATGCTACGCGTGCGGGCATAGTAGATGAGTTGAGTGAATTTGCGGAACGTGAGGGTGTTGAGTATCGTTTCTTTTTTGAATCGGCTCAGGGGCAGACGTTGATCTCATCCCAAATTGCTCAAAAGTTTGCGGGCATGCGCCCGGATGTCATTGTAGCGATTCCCACGACAGCTGCCCAAGCCGCTGCTGCTGCTACTTCTCGAAACAAGGTGCCTGTTGTATTTAGTTCTGTAACCGATCCGTTAAAAGCGGGGCTCGTGAAATCGATTGAAAATCCGGGGCGTAACATCACAGGTGTATCAAACTTCATTCCTGCAGAGCCGCAGATTGAATTTTTCAAAACAGTGCTGCCAAATTTAAAGTCTATTGGTATTGTTTATAATCCAAGTGAAGTAAATTCTGTTGAACTCGTGAATATTTTTAAGGAATCTGCAAAAAAATATGGTATAATTGTCGAAACAGCTCCGGCAATGTTAACAACAGAGGTAGGTTTAGCAGCATCCGCTTTAACAAGCAAGGTAGACGCACTCTTTGTCACTAATGACAATACGGCGTTGTCTGCATTTGATTCTGTTGTACGCGAGGGCAACAAGGCAGGTATACCTGTATTCGTGAGTGATGTAGATGTTGTAGAGCGTGGAGCTTTGGCAGCATATGGTCCAAATCAATACGAGTTGGGTCGCCAAACCGCTAAAATGATTCTAAAAGTTATTAATGGCAACGATCCCGCCGGCATACCGGTTGAGTTTCCTGATGCTGCCGAAATATGGATCAATCTGGATGCGGCTAAAAAAATCAATCTTACACTTCCACAAGAGGTTATTCAAAACGCTGATGTTGTCCTTGGGCAAAGTTAACTAATTATCATGAATGTCTTACAACTCTTTGGCGCATTAGAACTCGGGCTTATTTATGGGATCGTTGCCCTGGCGGTTTATTTAACGTTTCGGGTGATCGATTTTAGGGATCTTACCGTAGATGGCTCACTGCCACTGGGAGCAGCGGTCTCTGCCATACTCATTATAAATGGTTATAACCCTTGGCTAGCATTGATCGCTTCGGGTATTGCCGGGGGAGTCGCCGGGTGGATAACGGGCGTTCTCAGCACACGTTTCAAAATAATGCCGCTGCTGGCGGGTATATTGACAATGACGGCTCTCTATTCCGTTAACATACGCATCATGGGGCGCCCTAACATCGCTTTACTCAACGATGAAACCATTTTTACGCATTCGAGTAACCCGATTATTATAACGCTCATAATCGTCTTAGTCGTCAAGGCTGCGATCATCTATTTAATGAACACGCAATACGCGCTTGGTCTACGCGCCATTGGTAAAAACCCACGGGTTTCTAGAGCCATGGGAGTGCGTGTAGGCTTTGGTATCAAAACTGTTCTTGCTGTCAGTAATGGTCTTGTTGCCTTAGCGGGTGGGCTGCTAGCACAGTTACAAGGGTTTGCAGATGTTTCCATGGGATTAGGCACACTGGTCGTTGGCTTGGTAGCAATTATCCTAGGGGAAAAGATTTTTAGAAATTTTTCCATCTCGGGTCTGCTTGTTAGCTGTCTTGTAGGTTCCATAATATATCGCTTGGCAATTTCATTTGCGTTAAACACACACCTGTTTGGCATGAAGGCATCAGACCTCAATCTCATAACGGCCGTCATTATCATTGTAACGATGATCCTCCCGGGTCTTAAAAAAAGAAAATCTTAATAGGTACACCCATGCTTGAAATTCACGATATACATGTCACGTTAAACGAGAGAACCCCTATTCAGAAAAAGATCCTCAATGGGATCACCCTCACCGTCAATCCCAATGAGGCCATCGCGGTTATTGGGGCTAATGGGAGCGGTAAAACCACTTTTATGAATGCGATTGCCGGCGAAGTTAAGATCAAATCCGGTAGCATTAAGATTGATAAAAAAAATGTCACCAAGTGGGATACTCAACAGCGTTCCGCAAGTGTCGCACGCGTCTTTCAAGACCCACTGGCGGGAACTTGCGGGGAGCTCACCATTGAAGAGAATCTGGCACTGGCTTATAACAGAGGCAAACCACGTAACTTTCTTCCCGCAATTACAAAAAGCATGAGAGAGCTTTTTAAGGAAAGCCTATCTGAGCTGAAGATGGGCTTGGAAAAACGATTGAAGGACCCCATGGAGCTCCTCTCCGGCGGCCAACGTCAAGCGATCAGCCTCGTCATGGCCACGCTACAACCCAGCCAGATCCTTTTATTAGACGAACCCACAGCCGCACTGGATCCCAAGATATCCACTAAAGTTCTTAATTTAGCCGATAAGCTCATCGAAAAATATTCGCTGACAACGCTTATGATCACCCACAGCATGCAGCAGGCTCTCACCTTTGGCTCACGTACGATTGTGCTTAGCCAGGGCAAAATCATCCGCAGTATATTAGCTGAAGAGCGCTCGAATATGACCGTTGCTGATTTGATGGCTATATTTGAAGAGTAAGGAACCAGCCTAGGAATAGCCCAAAAACTGTGCTTAAGTGCCCTGTGGCTTTAGTTTGTTGAGCTCATCTACCTTGATAGCAATCTCATCGCAGAGGCTTCCTATTAGCTTGATTAATAATGAGATCTTTTCTTCTTTATCATCACGCTTGAATGGTGATAAACCCAACGCTACAAGTTCTTTATAACTGCGAAGATCCCTTAAAACAACAGCTGCATAGCGTAATTCCTGTTCAGTGTATTTTGAAGCGAGTAGACTATATAAAAGGCTTTGAACATTTTCCAAAGAAAATGCATATCCATCTTCGACATCACGCAAGATCGTTTTCCTCACTACTATAAAAAGATTGTCATCGGCATCCTCTATCCAAGTTTCATTAAAATATAACTGGTGTAGTTTGGCTTGCTGGTTGAGGGGTAATAAACCGTAAAGGTTTACCTCTTTTTTTAATAAATTATAATTGAGCAGCATTTCCTTTAATGAATCATCTGTCTGCCTGGGCACAATAGGCTGATAAACCTCGACCAGTAGCTCATCCGTAGCTGGGCCTGCGAAATAATCTAAACATTTATTTATGCCACCCAAAATACTAGGAGGTTGTTGTTCATTATTATAATGGACTTGCACGTCATAGATTTCTTCTTTCTGTAAAAGGGTACAGTAATAAGCAAAATAGCTCATAACATCCGAATCCATGTTTTCCGCAATATTGGCCATCGCTTTTACCTGTAGGTTCATGCCCATTTCTTGCTTTGTATACTCCTCCATAAGGGGCATGATCGAGCAGATAGACGCGCGACAAAATTCAAGCAAAAATAAATCCGTTGCATTGCATCTATTTTTAATAACACACTCCAGAAGCCCGTGAGCCTTGCTCGATTGTTCTCTATTTTCAAATCCATTTTTCCAATTCATAAAGAACTTTTTTAAGGAATCGGATGTGATGGCCTGTTTTAAATCATGCTCAAGGAAAAGCATCACAATCTCTAAGATATCTTCTGGAGGTGTTACACAGGAGATCTCACTCCCAAAACAATAGACAATAGAGCCTTCAGGAAAATAGGATTTTTCACTATACGCTTCTCTTAAAGTAGCTAACCGCTCTTCACTCACAGTATTGCAAAAGGCGGTAGTGCCATCGTTTGCAATAACGGCTTCTTGATCTTCAATAACCAGGCTTTCTGCGTAACGAGAATCAAGCTTTTTCAATAAATTTTGCTGTTCTTTTGTTAGAACAACAAACCCTTCAATAGGGTCATCTCCTTCAAACATTGACCAATGGCCATAGGAATTAGATAAAAGGTTATAGAGAACATAGGCGGAAAGTATTGCATCGTAATTCGTCAAGGTGTCCTCCGTGGGATTCAAAAACAAATAAAGGCTGTTTAACGTACGCGTATAGAGATAAGCAAATATGCCTAACTCTTTGTCGGTTGATTGCTTTTCCTTGGGAAGCGCCTGGTTTATTTTTTTGATTTCAGAGAATACCTTGCCATAAATACTTTCATTATATTTTAAGCCGTAATAATTTTTAA includes the following:
- a CDS encoding ABC transporter permease translates to MMNVLQLFGALELGLIYGIVALAVYLTFRVIDFRDLTVDGSLPLGAAVSAILIINGYNPWLALIASGIAGGVAGWITGVLSTRFKIMPLLAGILTMTALYSVNIRIMGRPNIALLNDETIFTHSSNPIIITLIIVLVVKAAIIYLMNTQYALGLRAIGKNPRVSRAMGVRVGFGIKTVLAVSNGLVALAGGLLAQLQGFADVSMGLGTLVVGLVAIILGEKIFRNFSISGLLVSCLVGSIIYRLAISFALNTHLFGMKASDLNLITAVIIIVTMILPGLKKRKS
- a CDS encoding ABC transporter ATP-binding protein; translated protein: MLEIHDIHVTLNERTPIQKKILNGITLTVNPNEAIAVIGANGSGKTTFMNAIAGEVKIKSGSIKIDKKNVTKWDTQQRSASVARVFQDPLAGTCGELTIEENLALAYNRGKPRNFLPAITKSMRELFKESLSELKMGLEKRLKDPMELLSGGQRQAISLVMATLQPSQILLLDEPTAALDPKISTKVLNLADKLIEKYSLTTLMITHSMQQALTFGSRTIVLSQGKIIRSILAEERSNMTVADLMAIFEE